Proteins encoded in a region of the Ornithodoros turicata isolate Travis chromosome 3, ASM3712646v1, whole genome shotgun sequence genome:
- the LOC135387495 gene encoding uncharacterized protein LOC135387495: protein MLITRFLTLAIASVAAVLGNDTCPSKLPWRMQPQDFTEIPLAFHHLLHCPQELNSCADTLFTCDPPEVVNTTLQTYIQTCSCATNCVYNRDCCWEVPYTDDPLPPAASCNMINIGQTRKKEIYMVSECADGWTESTARSGCETLEDYPDAFYRIPVTSVRDVTYANGFCALCNYDLTTNAVFWNATDSSRMVPTLDQLPEWATDKPHIHLRPCSFYALYDTCPNDTDPRVTRKCQKYFAPITSQEDMNSVVYRNVYCALCNGIEMSNLTCAETKHVTSFTAVFQKGHGMGPNLAAILRPVVSGKSCLAEHNGVCYIRSVDYYQKTNTEVSGANSTNSTDTINVYSDSVQVAFTIICISLSLVCLFLKGVAFVINEDARSLSYVCTLLLSGTLFVSQLLFLLVNSFPMPPMACKISAMTLHYGFLSTFFWTSVLSYDIWGSLTTIAHRVKPFMAYSVIAWGSPLIVVSLALAVDTAVPGLDIAPHYGETVFNCWIGSPWALLTFFLVPAVCSICVNVGLYVGTVRYVRDTAKSIASFKIHAGKRVSYQLLFVKLVFIMGLTWIVAFVGAFVSNVIIDVFVILLVGLQGVFLFFGFKDYEQFRKLCQSKKSLPQSATTVPAQCCL, encoded by the coding sequence ATGCTGATAACACGGTTCCTCACACTGGCAATAGCGTCCGTGGCTGCCGTCCTGGGCAACGACACCTGCCCTAGCAAGCTACCCTGGAGGATGCAGCCACAAGACTTCACTGAGATACCTCTTGCTTTTCATCATCTCCTGCATTGCCCGCAAGAACTCAACAGTTGTGCCGACACCCTGTTCACCTGCGATCCACCAGAAGTTGTCAATACGACCCTACAGACATACATTCAGACCTGCTCTTGCGCTACAAACTGTGTCTACAACAGAGACTGCTGCTGGGAAGTTCCGTATACAGATGATCCACTACCACCGGCCGCATCGTGCAACATGATCAACATCGGCCAAACGCGTAAGAAGGAGATTTACATGGTTAGTGAGTGTGCCGACGGCTGGACAGAGTCCACTGCACGAAGTGGCTGCGAGACTCTGGAAGATTACCCGGATGCATTTTATCGCATCCCCGTAACGAGTGTCAGGGACGTGACGTACGCCAATGGATTTTGCGCGTTGTGTAACTATGATCTGACTACGAACGCTGTGTTCTGGAACGCCACCGATAGTTCCAGAATGGTTCCTACGTTGGATCAACTCCCGGAGTGGGCGACGGATAAGCCGCACATTCATCTAAGACCGTGCTCCTTCTATGCCCTGTACGATACTTGTCCCAACGATACCGATCCACGTGTGACGCGGAAGTGTCAGAAGTACTTCGCTCCAATCACTTCCCAGGAAGACATGAACTCTGTTGTGTATCGGAATGTGTACTGTGCTCTGTGCAACGGTATTGAAATGTCTAACTTGACTTGTGCTGAAACGAAACACGTGACCAGCTTCACCGCTGTATTCCAGAAGGGGCACGGTATGGGCCCCAACCTCGCAGCTATACTCCGACCAGTCGTCAGTGGGAAGTCATGCCTCGCTGAGCACAACGGAGTGTGCTACATTAGATCGGTCGACTATTATCAGAAAACAAACACTGAGGTTAGCGGCGCAAACAGCACGAACTCCACGGACACAATCAACGTTTACTCTGACAGTGTCCAAGTCGCTTTCACAATCATCTGCATCAGTTTGTCACTAGTCTGTCTCTTCCTCAAAGGAGTCGCCTTCGTCATCAACGAAGACGCTCGTTCACTCTCCTACGTTTGCACCTTGTTGTTGTCCGGAACTTTGTTCGTAAGCCAACTGCTTTTCCTGCTCGTGAATTCTTTCCCAATGCCTCCGATGGCTTGCAAGATCTCAGCGATGACTTTGCACTACGGGTTCCTCTCGACCTTCTTCTGGACTAGTGTCCTGTCATACGATATATGGGGGAGCCTTACAACTATTGCTCATCGCGTAAAACCGTTCATGGCGTACAGCGTTATAGCATGGGGAAGCCCTTTGATCGTCGTCTCCCTTGCTCTCGCAGTCGACACAGCGGTTCCAGGATTAGACATTGCGCCCCACTATGGAGAAACCGTGTTCAACTGCTGGATTGGAAGCCCCTGGGCGCTGCTCACATTCTTCTTGGTACCTGCCGTCTGCTCGATTTGCGTAAACGTAGGCTTGTACGTGGGTACCGTTAGATATGTGAGAGACACAGCGAAGTCCATTGCTTCTTTCAAGATTCATGCTGGAAAGCGAGTGTCGTATCAGCTCCTCTTTGTGAAGCTCGTATTCATCATGGGATTGACGTGGATCGTCGCGTTTGTTGGAGCCTTCGTTAGTAATGTCATCATTGATGTGTTTGTAATCCTCCTAGTTGGTCTGCAAGGTGTGTTTCTCTTCTTTGGCTTCAAGGACTACGAACAATTCCGTAAGCTATGCCAGTCAAAGAAAAGCCTGCCACAGAGTGCGACCACGGTTCCAGCGCAGTGTTGTCTATGA
- the LOC135389752 gene encoding uncharacterized protein LOC135389752 — translation MDRLKVKRASRRTQTTKLINDATAALNDGSTRLDVINSLLERLTVSHSDLTTLNKEIEPHVREEELESEYVTVMDYEDRATETIANLRWRLSQSQTSPSPPQLSNVQTDVSRTPHAPRPGVKLPKLSLQQFRGDLSDWQGFWEQFRTTVHDSEGLSKIEKFHYLRSLLHGPAAGAIAGLQTSEASYDDAVEILTQRFGDRGRIEKQYLSKLRNLSAVTSADDIYGLRKLYDNVQMNVRGLRSLGVSSANYSAMLSEILLSSLPTDIVVEYHRSTNRKQQDEDSSESNSTHGASDASTDATSEATRELNNILRFFRIEVESRERSGLTQDRKKPSMAPELRQALNQRSTPSTAVLYCASVPKCGCLFCSDTAHTTDNCAGPLPLDRRKKRLADDRRCFRCTKRGHNAKECRGKMRCPKCGGRHAVAMCDPSWTPPKKNADGATATMLAAEDTPAESNTVLLQTFRSWVMGDHKCTYIRGVIDGGSQQTFIRKDVADKLLLNVLGNITVSLNTFGSTTATQQRQRCNVVEVRLRSQFSPTEFTVQAVTVPFICRDICKTTVEDELARAIRADGGYIADELLFPDIPAESGVSLLLGCDQLWNLTTGKITRSAFTGGLVAIETRLGWTFQGPMSTYSCTSDSNAMICVLKAGVHLQEETATSLRTLWELKGSGIADEPESNREIDYRGCDDFRGNVTMQEVRYVVALPWKSAECHLHDNRKVAQSRLVRLVRRLEKERARGDYDLLTNASTHEEVKSIVDSTNRIMSASRVGLRKWASNLTELQNCFDDDFSEVSETHRAMTTEELAA, via the exons ATGGATCGCCTGAAAGTGAAACGTGCCAGCCGTCGTACACAAACAACGAAGCTCATCAACGACGCCACGGCTGCGCTGAACGATGGATCTACCAGATTGGATGTGATCAACAGCCTACTGGAACGACTCACAGTAAGTCACAGTGACTTGACTACTCTCAACAAAGAGATAGAACCGCATGTGCGAGAGGAGGAACTCGAAAGCGAGTACGTCACTGTAATGGACTATGAAGACAGAGCGACGGAAACGATTGCCAACCTGCGTTGGAGACTGTCGCAATCTCAGACGTCGCCGTCTCCACCGCAGCTTTCTAACGTACAGACAGACGTATCAAGAACGCCGCATGCCCCACGTCCTGGAGTGAAACTTCCTAAGCTTAGCCTACAGCAATTTCGTGGAGACCTCTCTGATTGGCAAGGGTTCTGGGAACAGTTCAGAACAACGGTTCACGACAGCGAGGGGCTAAGCAAGATCGAAAAGTTCCACTATCTCCGTTCGCTACTGCATGGTCCAGCAGCTGGAGCTATCGCCGGCTTGCAGACGTCGGAGGCATCATACGACGACGCGGTGGAAATCCTTACACAGCGTTTTGGTGACCGCGGGCGGATAGAAAAACAATATCTCTCTAAGCTCCGCAACCTATCGGCCGTTACATCAGCAGATGACATATATGGACTGCGTAAGCTATACGACAACGTACAGATGAACGTCCGTGGTCTCCGATCCCTGGGAGTTTCCAGCGCGAACTATTCTGCTATGCTGTCTGAAATCCTATTGTCGTCACTCCCTACGGACATTGTAGTGGAATACCATCGCTCTACAAACCGTAAACAGCAGGACGAGGACAGCTCCGAATCGAACTCAACGCACGGCGCTTCGGACGCATCGACGGACGCCACATCCGAGGCCACGAGAGAACTAAACAATATACTTCGTTTCTTTCGGATCGAGGTAGAAAGTCGAGAACGGAGCGGATTGACTCAAGACAGAAAGAAACCTTCCATGGCGCCTGAGCTACGGCAGGCCCTCAACCAACGCAGTACACCCTCGACCGCGGTACTCTACTGCGCGTCAGTTCCTAAGTGCGGCTGCCTCTTTTGTTCGGATACTGCGCACACAACGGACAACTGTGCTGGACCACTTCCATTGGATCGGCGGAAGAAGAGGTTGGCTGATGATAGACGCTGTTTCCGGTGTACTAAGCGAGGTCACAATGCCAAAGAATGCCGAGGGAAAATGCGTTGTCCGAAATGCGGTGGGAGGCATGCCGTGGCGATGTGCGACCCGTCCTGGACGCCCCCGAAGAAAAACGCTGACGGTGCAACAGCTACTATGCTCGCAGCTGAAGACACCCCTGCGGAGAGTAACACTGTGCTGCTGCAAACTTTCCGCAGTTGGGTCATGGGCGACCATAAATGCACGTACATACGGGGCGTAATTGATGGAGGCAGTCAGCAGACCTTTATCCGAAAAGATGTGGCCGACAAACTTCTCCTCAATGTGCTAGGCAACATTACGGTGAGCCTTAACACTTTTGGCAGTACTACCGCCACCCAACAACGACAACGATGCAATGTAGTGGAAGTCCGGTTGCGGAGTCAGTTCTCACCAACGGAATTTACTGTGCAAGCTGTCACCGTACCCTTCATCTGCCGTGACATTTGCAAAACTACAGTGGAAGACGAACTCGCTCGGGCCATACGTGCGGATGGTGGCTACATAGCTGACGAACTGCTGTTCCCCGACATACCCGCTGAGTCCGGTGTTTCTCTGCTGTTGGGTTGTGATCAACTCTGGAATCTCACTACCGGAAAAATTACACGCAGCGCATTCACCGGAGGACTGGTTGCCATCGAGACAAGGCTGGGCTGGACTTTCCAGGGTCCCATGTCTACATATAGCTGCACATCAGACTCGAACGCTATGATTTGTGTGTTGAAGGCAGGAGTCCACCTACAAGAGGAAACAGCCACTTCGCTTCGCACCTTGTGGGAGCTGAAGGGCAGCGGTATCGCCGACGAACCCGAAAGCAACCGTGAAATCGACTACCGCGGATGCGACGACTTCCGGGGAAATGTCACAATGCAAGAGGTGCGATACGTAGTTGCACTTCCATGGAAGTCTGCTGAATGCCATCTTCATGACAACCGCAAGGTGGCTCAGAGCCGACTGGTGAGACTCGTACGGCGCTTGGAGAAGGAGAGAGCTCGCGGTGACTACGATCTTCTTACCAACGCATCTACACATGAGGAGGTGAAGAGCATCGTCGATTCGACGAACAGGATAATGAGCGCATCTAGAGTGGGACTTAGAAAATGGGCATCGAACTTGACCGAACTACAAAACTGCTTCGATGACGATTTTTCGGAGGTCTCAGAAACACATCGGGCCATGACAACAGAAGAG CTAGCTGCCTGA